A region from the Streptosporangium sp. NBC_01756 genome encodes:
- the hemG gene encoding protoporphyrinogen oxidase: protein MEGNRCHVVVVGGGIAGLAAAWYLRQGGEGVRVTVLDGARRIGGKLYATEVAGVSADAGAEAMLARRPEGKDLARLVGLGEELRHPGTTQAAILSRGVLRSMPKGHVMGVPSDLAALAGSGILSPAGLARVPLDRILPATRVSTDVSVASYIRARVGDEVVERLIEPLLGGVYAGQADRLSLDATMPQIAVAARSERSLLAAAQGVAANAPKDAGPVFTTLRQGMGALPEAVAAASGAEIRTGVTVREIRRTATGWQLIAGPVPEPEVIEADAVIVATPGPSASRLLVGEVPQAAAELARIDYASMAIVTLAYPREAFPRPPAGSGYLVPPVDGRPIKAVTFSSVKWPHLAEADPNLILLRCSIGRIGEEAVLQRDDAELVALAMAEMVEVMGVRGLPRDSRVVRWGGALPQYDVGHLDRVARIRAAVATQPGLALCGAAYDGLGIPACVSTARTAAARILDHLDLTGEWDEKAGPLTGRRS from the coding sequence ATGGAAGGCAACCGGTGCCATGTGGTGGTCGTCGGCGGCGGGATCGCGGGGCTGGCCGCCGCGTGGTACCTGCGCCAGGGCGGCGAAGGCGTCCGGGTGACCGTGCTCGACGGCGCCCGGCGGATCGGCGGAAAGCTGTACGCCACCGAGGTCGCGGGGGTCTCGGCCGACGCCGGGGCCGAGGCGATGCTCGCGCGGCGGCCCGAGGGCAAGGATCTGGCCCGGCTGGTCGGCCTGGGCGAGGAGTTACGGCATCCCGGCACCACCCAGGCGGCCATCCTGTCCCGGGGCGTGCTGAGGTCCATGCCCAAGGGGCATGTCATGGGCGTCCCGTCCGACCTGGCCGCGCTGGCCGGCTCGGGGATTCTCAGTCCGGCGGGTCTCGCCCGCGTGCCGCTGGACCGGATCCTCCCGGCCACCCGGGTCAGCACCGACGTGTCGGTGGCCTCCTACATCCGCGCCCGGGTGGGCGACGAGGTGGTCGAGCGTCTGATCGAGCCGCTCCTCGGCGGTGTCTACGCGGGCCAGGCCGACCGGCTATCGCTGGATGCGACGATGCCTCAGATCGCCGTCGCCGCGCGCTCGGAACGGTCGCTGCTCGCCGCGGCCCAGGGGGTCGCCGCGAACGCGCCCAAGGACGCGGGGCCCGTCTTCACCACGTTGCGGCAGGGGATGGGTGCCCTGCCCGAGGCCGTGGCCGCCGCGTCCGGCGCCGAGATCAGGACCGGGGTCACGGTCCGGGAGATACGCCGGACCGCGACCGGATGGCAGCTGATCGCCGGGCCGGTGCCCGAGCCCGAGGTCATCGAGGCCGACGCGGTGATCGTCGCCACCCCCGGCCCCTCGGCGAGCCGGCTGCTCGTCGGCGAGGTGCCCCAGGCCGCCGCGGAGCTGGCCAGGATCGACTACGCCAGCATGGCCATCGTCACGCTCGCCTACCCGCGAGAGGCGTTCCCCCGGCCGCCGGCCGGCAGCGGTTACCTCGTCCCGCCCGTCGACGGACGTCCGATCAAGGCCGTCACGTTCAGCTCGGTCAAGTGGCCGCACCTGGCCGAGGCCGACCCCAATCTGATCCTGCTGAGGTGCTCGATCGGCCGCATCGGCGAAGAGGCGGTGCTCCAGCGCGACGACGCCGAGCTGGTGGCCCTGGCGATGGCCGAGATGGTGGAGGTCATGGGTGTGCGCGGGCTGCCGCGCGACTCCAGGGTGGTCCGCTGGGGCGGCGCGCTGCCCCAGTACGACGTGGGACATCTCGACAGGGTCGCCCGCATCCGCGCGGCCGTCGCGACCCAGCCCGGTCTGGCCCTGTGCGGCGCGGCCTACGACGGCCTCGGCATCCCGGCCTGTGTCTCCACCGCCCGCACCGCGGCGGCCCGGATTCTGGACCACCTGGATCTCACGGGAGAATGGGACGAGAAGGCCGGTCCGCTGACGGGCCGGCGTAGCTGA
- a CDS encoding DUF4349 domain-containing protein, translating to MSRFRYGSRLAVTLAGMVLLTSACGGGMSTMQSAPAPAADRNVTAEGGSDTSARASRPRKSAAAGQAGQQVKLVPQDRAIVYTAEMTVRAKDVTAAADRARQIVTTAGGYLSMEKSDAYSGGEGSAQLVFKLPPQGYPGILGRLGKELGTRESLQQNTEDVTEQVADVESRLRSATSALDSLRTLLKKADTIGEVLDVEREISGREADLESLQARQKTLTSQTSMATLTLNLVGPATVVAEPDDEPSGFLGGLRSGWNGFVTAVKIGLTVLGVLLPWMIVIVPLWLVALRLRRTRGGARRTGSAPLAAEPGEDGPGPASGDSGDSGGSGEEEPAPSRP from the coding sequence ATGAGCAGATTCCGGTACGGCTCCCGCCTGGCGGTCACCCTGGCGGGGATGGTTTTGTTGACGTCGGCCTGCGGGGGCGGGATGTCGACCATGCAGTCCGCGCCCGCCCCGGCGGCGGATCGGAACGTGACGGCGGAGGGGGGCTCCGACACGAGTGCCCGCGCCTCCCGGCCGCGGAAATCGGCCGCGGCCGGTCAGGCGGGACAGCAGGTGAAGCTGGTCCCGCAGGATCGGGCGATCGTCTACACGGCGGAGATGACGGTCCGGGCCAAGGACGTCACCGCGGCCGCCGACAGGGCCCGGCAGATCGTCACCACCGCCGGCGGCTACCTGTCGATGGAGAAGTCGGACGCCTACTCCGGCGGCGAGGGCTCCGCGCAGCTGGTCTTCAAGCTCCCTCCCCAGGGCTATCCGGGCATCCTGGGACGGCTGGGCAAGGAGCTCGGCACGCGCGAGTCACTCCAGCAGAACACCGAGGACGTCACCGAGCAGGTCGCCGACGTGGAGAGCCGGCTGAGGTCGGCGACGTCGGCGCTCGACTCGCTGCGCACGCTGCTGAAGAAGGCGGACACGATCGGCGAGGTGCTGGACGTCGAACGGGAGATCTCCGGCCGCGAGGCCGACCTGGAGTCGCTTCAGGCGCGGCAGAAGACGCTCACCTCGCAGACGAGCATGGCGACGCTCACCCTGAACCTGGTGGGCCCGGCGACCGTGGTCGCCGAGCCCGACGACGAGCCCTCCGGTTTCCTCGGCGGACTGCGGTCGGGCTGGAACGGCTTCGTCACGGCCGTGAAGATCGGACTGACCGTCCTGGGCGTGCTGCTCCCCTGGATGATCGTGATCGTGCCGCTCTGGCTGGTGGCCCTCCGGCTCCGCCGTACCAGAGGCGGCGCCCGCCGGACCGGGTCCGCGCCGCTCGCCGCCGAACCGGGCGAGGACGGCCCGGGACCGGCGTCCGGCGACTCCGGCGACTCCGGCGGCTCCGGCGAGGAGGAGCCCGCCCCCTCGCGGCCGTAG
- the hemE gene encoding uroporphyrinogen decarboxylase, protein MTSELADSPFLRACRRLPVSHTPVWFMRQAGRALPEYRAVRGTVPMLTACATPELIVEITMQPVRRYGVDAAIFFSDIVVPLKAIGIDLDIKPGVGPVVAEPIRDAAAVERLRPIEPGDVSYVTEAVRALTGELGPTPLIGFAGAPFTLASYLIEGGPSKNHDHTKAMMYGEPHLWHALMERLTGITLGFLRIQAAAGASAVQLFDSWVGAVAPEDYREFVLPYTSRIFAGLADLDIPRIHFGVGTGELLGLLGEAGADVVGVDWRVPLDEAARRVGPGKALQGNLDPATLFAPWEVVERRAGDVLACGAKAEGHVFNLGHGVPPNADPDQLARLTDFVHEASTR, encoded by the coding sequence GTGACTTCCGAGCTTGCCGACTCTCCGTTCCTGCGTGCCTGCCGCCGTCTGCCCGTCTCCCACACGCCCGTGTGGTTCATGCGCCAGGCCGGCCGTGCCCTGCCTGAATACCGGGCCGTGCGCGGAACGGTGCCGATGCTCACCGCGTGCGCCACCCCCGAGCTGATCGTGGAGATCACCATGCAGCCGGTCCGCCGGTACGGCGTGGACGCGGCCATCTTCTTCAGCGACATCGTGGTGCCGCTCAAGGCGATCGGGATCGACCTGGACATCAAGCCCGGCGTCGGCCCGGTGGTGGCCGAGCCGATCAGGGACGCCGCCGCGGTCGAGAGGCTGCGCCCGATCGAGCCCGGCGACGTCTCCTACGTCACCGAGGCCGTCCGGGCGCTGACCGGGGAGCTCGGCCCGACCCCGCTGATCGGTTTCGCGGGCGCGCCGTTCACCCTGGCGTCCTACCTCATCGAGGGAGGCCCCTCCAAGAACCACGACCACACCAAGGCGATGATGTACGGCGAGCCGCACCTGTGGCACGCCCTGATGGAGCGGCTGACCGGGATCACCCTCGGCTTCCTGCGGATCCAGGCCGCCGCCGGAGCCTCGGCCGTCCAGCTCTTCGACTCCTGGGTCGGCGCCGTCGCCCCCGAGGACTACCGCGAGTTCGTCCTCCCCTACACCAGCCGCATCTTCGCCGGCCTGGCCGACCTGGACATCCCCCGCATCCACTTCGGCGTCGGCACCGGCGAACTGCTCGGTCTGCTCGGCGAGGCGGGAGCCGACGTGGTCGGCGTCGACTGGCGGGTCCCGCTCGACGAGGCCGCCCGGCGGGTCGGCCCGGGCAAGGCGCTCCAGGGCAACCTGGACCCGGCGACGCTGTTCGCCCCCTGGGAGGTCGTCGAGCGCCGCGCGGGCGACGTCCTCGCCTGCGGTGCCAAGGCCGAGGGGCACGTCTTCAACCTGGGTCACGGCGTGCCGCCCAATGCCGACCCCGACCAGCTCGCCCGCCTCACCGACTTCGTGCACGAGGCGTCCACCCGCTGA
- a CDS encoding DUF3000 domain-containing protein: MTLGEAPPAPAVFRRAAATLRPAEVRPEIELEDIPAPQRLAPYSAAIGASVYRDDDELAVGRLIMLFDPDGQRGWDGQFRLVAYVRADMEPEITEDPLLGPVAWSWLTESLDAHGAGYTAAGGTVTRAVSEGFGNKAEDPVTTELELRASWSPLEEDLSSHVAAWCDLMCLAAGIPPLPPDVASLPPRRREDPEPFRT, translated from the coding sequence ATGACCCTCGGTGAGGCACCGCCCGCTCCCGCCGTCTTCCGGCGTGCGGCGGCCACTCTGCGCCCTGCCGAGGTCAGACCGGAGATCGAGCTGGAGGACATCCCCGCGCCCCAACGGCTGGCCCCCTACTCGGCGGCCATCGGCGCGTCGGTCTACCGCGACGACGACGAGCTGGCGGTCGGCCGCCTCATCATGCTCTTCGACCCGGACGGCCAGCGCGGCTGGGACGGGCAGTTCCGGCTGGTCGCCTACGTCCGGGCGGACATGGAGCCGGAGATCACCGAAGATCCCCTGCTCGGGCCCGTCGCGTGGAGCTGGCTCACCGAGTCGCTCGACGCGCACGGCGCCGGTTACACCGCGGCCGGGGGGACCGTCACCCGGGCCGTCTCCGAGGGCTTCGGCAACAAGGCCGAGGACCCGGTCACCACGGAGCTGGAGCTGCGCGCCTCCTGGTCTCCGCTGGAGGAAGACCTTTCCAGCCATGTCGCCGCCTGGTGCGATCTGATGTGCCTTGCGGCGGGTATACCACCCCTGCCACCCGACGTGGCGTCTCTGCCGCCACGCCGTCGCGAAGATCCGGAGCCCTTCCGAACGTGA
- a CDS encoding ribonuclease D: MTDETTIVPLLEPREGIPPVVEDAAALARVVRAFAEGTGPVAVDAERASGYRYSGRAYLVQLRRSGAGSALIDPIHCPDLSELDAALADAEVVLHAASQDLPCLAELGFHPRRLFDTELAGRLLGYERVGLGMMVENVLGFKLEKGHSAADWSTRPLPEDWLRYAALDVEVLVELRDVLHEELESSGKLAWAREEFASVLAYRSPAPRSDPWRRTSGIHKVRSLRGLAVVRELWTLRDGFASEADLAPGRVLPDSAIVTAALDQPRTTKALTEIPPFTGRSARRHLREWLAAIGRARALPESELPQPSTQGDGPPPANRWMDRDPVAARRLAAARAVVAALADEHHMPTENLLQPDAVRRLTWEPPADISEETISARLRELGARNWQIELTAHPVAKSLIRLETKGEI, translated from the coding sequence GTGACCGACGAGACAACCATCGTTCCGCTGCTGGAGCCGCGAGAGGGAATCCCACCCGTCGTCGAGGACGCAGCCGCCCTTGCCCGAGTCGTACGCGCCTTCGCCGAGGGCACCGGCCCGGTCGCGGTGGACGCCGAGCGCGCCTCGGGCTACCGCTACAGCGGCCGCGCCTATCTGGTGCAGCTGCGGCGCTCCGGTGCCGGCAGCGCGCTGATCGACCCGATCCACTGCCCGGACCTGTCGGAGCTCGACGCGGCGCTGGCCGACGCGGAAGTGGTGCTGCACGCGGCCTCCCAGGACCTTCCCTGCCTGGCGGAGCTGGGCTTCCACCCCCGCAGGCTGTTCGACACCGAGCTGGCCGGACGGCTGCTCGGCTACGAGCGGGTCGGCCTCGGCATGATGGTGGAGAACGTCCTCGGCTTCAAGCTGGAGAAGGGCCACTCGGCGGCCGACTGGTCCACCCGCCCGCTGCCGGAAGACTGGCTGCGTTACGCGGCGCTCGACGTCGAGGTCCTGGTCGAGTTACGCGACGTCCTCCACGAGGAGCTGGAGTCGAGCGGCAAGCTGGCGTGGGCGCGCGAGGAGTTCGCCTCGGTGCTGGCCTACCGGAGCCCGGCACCGCGGTCGGATCCGTGGCGGCGCACCTCCGGGATCCACAAGGTCCGCTCGCTGCGCGGGCTGGCCGTGGTCCGGGAGCTGTGGACGCTCCGCGACGGCTTCGCCAGCGAGGCGGACCTGGCTCCCGGCCGGGTCCTTCCCGACTCCGCGATCGTCACGGCCGCGCTGGACCAGCCCCGCACCACCAAGGCGCTCACCGAGATCCCGCCCTTCACCGGCCGCAGCGCCCGCCGGCACCTGCGCGAGTGGCTGGCCGCGATCGGCAGGGCACGTGCGCTTCCGGAGTCGGAGCTCCCTCAGCCCAGCACCCAGGGTGACGGCCCGCCGCCCGCCAACCGGTGGATGGACCGCGACCCGGTCGCCGCGCGGCGGCTGGCCGCCGCCAGGGCCGTGGTGGCGGCACTCGCCGACGAGCACCACATGCCGACGGAGAACCTCCTGCAGCCCGACGCCGTGCGCCGGCTGACCTGGGAGCCGCCCGCCGACATCTCCGAGGAGACGATCTCCGCCCGGCTGCGGGAGCTGGGCGCCCGGAACTGGCAGATCGAGCTGACCGCCCACCCGGTGGCCAAATCCCTGATCCGTCTGGAGACCAAGGGCGAGATCTGA
- a CDS encoding Gfo/Idh/MocA family protein — MSPRSIGVVMNGVTGRMGYRQHLVRSVLAINDQGGVALSDGSRVTLRPVLVGRNAEKLEKLADDHGITGWTTDLDAALADDDNLIYFDAQVTQARVKAVLKAIDAGKHIYAEKPTAETFEDALALAEAATAKGVKNGVVQDKLFLPGLLKLKRLIDGGFFGRILSVRGEFGYWVFEGDWQAAQRPSWNYRAEDGGGIVLDMFPHWAYVLENLFGRVRSVYAQAATHIPERVDEQGRTYPATADDAAYGIFELDNGVVAQINSSWNVRVNRDELVEFQVDGTHGSAVAGLRNCRVQHRATTPKPVWNPDLAVTARFRDDWQEVPDNDEFDNGFKIQWEMFVRHVVEDAPFPHDFTSGARGVRLAELGLRSSAEGRRLPVEP, encoded by the coding sequence ATGTCCCCGCGAAGCATCGGCGTCGTGATGAACGGCGTCACCGGCCGCATGGGTTACCGGCAGCACCTGGTCCGCTCGGTCCTGGCGATCAACGACCAGGGCGGCGTGGCACTGTCCGACGGCAGCCGGGTGACGCTCCGGCCGGTCCTGGTGGGCCGGAATGCCGAGAAGCTGGAGAAGCTGGCGGACGACCACGGCATCACCGGCTGGACCACCGACCTCGACGCGGCCCTGGCCGACGACGACAACCTGATCTACTTCGACGCCCAGGTCACCCAGGCCCGGGTGAAGGCCGTGCTCAAGGCGATCGACGCGGGCAAGCACATCTACGCCGAGAAGCCGACCGCCGAGACCTTCGAGGACGCGCTGGCGCTGGCCGAGGCCGCGACCGCCAAGGGCGTGAAGAACGGCGTCGTGCAGGACAAGCTCTTCCTGCCGGGGCTCCTCAAGCTCAAGCGCCTCATCGACGGCGGCTTCTTCGGCCGGATCCTGTCGGTGCGCGGCGAGTTCGGCTACTGGGTCTTCGAGGGCGACTGGCAGGCCGCGCAGCGCCCATCGTGGAACTACCGCGCCGAAGACGGCGGCGGCATCGTCTTGGACATGTTCCCGCACTGGGCCTACGTGCTGGAGAACCTGTTCGGCCGGGTCCGCTCGGTCTACGCGCAGGCCGCCACCCACATCCCCGAGCGGGTGGACGAGCAGGGCAGGACCTACCCGGCCACCGCCGACGACGCCGCCTACGGCATCTTCGAACTCGACAACGGCGTCGTGGCCCAGATCAACTCTTCCTGGAACGTCCGGGTGAACCGGGACGAACTGGTGGAGTTCCAGGTGGACGGCACGCACGGCAGCGCCGTCGCGGGACTGCGCAACTGCCGCGTCCAGCACCGCGCCACCACTCCCAAGCCGGTCTGGAACCCCGACCTCGCCGTCACCGCGCGCTTCCGGGACGACTGGCAGGAGGTCCCCGACAACGACGAGTTCGACAACGGTTTCAAGATCCAGTGGGAGATGTTCGTCCGCCACGTGGTCGAGGACGCGCCGTTCCCCCACGACTTCACCTCCGGCGCCCGGGGCGTCCGCCTCGCCGAACTGGGTCTGCGCTCCTCCGCCGAGGGCCGCCGCCTGCCGGTGGAGCCGTGA